In Toxorhynchites rutilus septentrionalis strain SRP unplaced genomic scaffold, ASM2978413v1 HiC_scaffold_166, whole genome shotgun sequence, the sequence TCTATACATTCACGATTGAACCGTCCGCGTGATCGAATGATTTTAATTTCAGCTGGTAGCTGGTTCCACAGAATAATTGCTCGCACGAAGAATGAGTCTCTAAAATGAGAGGTATTTACTTGTGGCAGAACAAaattttgggttcgcgtgcctctAAAAGAAGTAAGCTTTTCAGAAAGATAAAGGGGACCATGATGTACTATTCTAAACAGAAAGATGATGTATCGCATtttaagaaaattatgaaaagaaCATCCCAATAGCTGATGGTGAAGATGAGAAACTGGAGAAAACGTGAAGTGAAGTAGGGTAGTAGGAGAGATTTAAATAATCGTATTTTAACCGTGGCAGATAACATACTTGCAGTAAGCCTCAAGTGGCGCAGGCCAGCATAGATTTTGGAGCACTGTGTATTCATATGAGCATCCCACTCCAAATCATACTGAAAAATAACTCCCAGGTTGGAAGCTTTGTCAACATATTCTAGAACTTCATTATTGAGAAGAATATTTGGCATTCACCTatcctcttcgcaaagttcgttctcgattagaacggaaaaatactgtctcgattcccctcatctattctcagaaatttttgcattccctcatttgtcTCTCGGAATGATAGTGATAGAATCAAACTgaaaacttttgcttgagccagcgagtgtctctgtaaaatcattagtttttcactcaaatagcaaacattgagcctcgatcgcggcagtaaaatataggtagatagttgaaatcgagttgtttcctgtgcactattacaatgacatttttttgtttctagtatgaaacgatctaagccaacgcaaaagaccatattaacgcaagttattgatgagcgggaaggtggatttcatgtgcacttgaatgctgacaaggaaaagagtacaagggaaaataaaatcatacatacacgcagattcaatctattttgactcacttgttattttgtttcgtgcgatccttccaaaggaatcttcattcattgaatgttgatttccactctttgttttgttatgttttctatcagtcccgaatgaagatggtcggggagtgtaaaattattcattgtgcaatctcacgattgcttgctgcattcttttcgccatgattattccaagctgATACAAGACtgatttataatcaggtgtggagcaatgagcgaatgaacttttccatacttgaccaggccatgttgcatcgatcgaaaaatgtGGTAATTGGACGgaacaatgtctggagaatacggcgggtggtgTAGGACCTCCCGTTTCTGCGttttcaagtatgttttgaccggtttcgcgacatatGGCCGATAAAGTtgtcaaaataactttatcgtgtctttgctcgtattgtggccatttttccttcagtgctcggctcaaacgcatcaattgtcgtcggtagaggtcccccgtaatggtttcattccgcgcggccgtcgatgttgatgcatggccggggtatccatacgttgcccgacatttaggattgtcgtagtggacccacttttcattcgATGTaagaaaaaccctttcttttatgccttTGAAGCAGTTGTTCGCTCGTTAAAACAcgacgttcgacgtctcgtggtttCAAtttatacggcacccaatgtcctatctttcggatcattcccattgcttttaaacgatcggatatggtttgctgagctactccaagtgtatctgcaagttcttgttgcgtttgtgacggatcttgatcgagtaaagcttcCAATTCTTCATCGTCAAACTTTTTTGACGGTccagaacgttcttcgtctttcaagtcaaaattaccacttttaaaccgtgcaaaccacgtctgacacgttcgctcagttggagcatggtcaccataaacttccaccaaaatgcgataactttccgcagcttttttcttcatattgaagtaatgaagtaacactcctcgCAAAAACACtcattggtacgaaattcgacatgttcgatgtggcaaaaaactatgttgtttacgcttcaacttttcgacatatactgaaaaagacgcgcaatgacagtagctttccaacgaatgtctggaaatttgattcattggaataataatcaagttgcgcaatctgttgtaaaaccgaagaatcttaccggtacacccaatagatatgaatacatctttatgcatctctctagcgcatgaacctataaaacatatatgtatatatgttcAGCCAGTCCATGCCAacccaatatagtggttctcagattttcgtgaaaagtggtagatttgttctttatcgcaaattataagacccgtattttttttattatagtgCCCATTCCTATTTTAGGGtggctactggaccgattcagatgatagatatatcaaattaattcaatttagctagtcttttttgaaaaaatattatgcttGCCAAAAATTCGGAtttcattttcgtaattattgattgtatttgttttttgttgttttcatggctttggactagagggcgctatattttttttataatttttcttgaaaattgaggttttttacataacatatccaaaaatcagagatgtgatttttttttgtttggaaattatgatttttcaaagtcaaccgatagtccaaaaaattatttcttgTCTTTTCTCCtaaaaattactttcaaaaattcaaaaacttttgaattactgaaccgattcagatcttcttcttcttaaatggcactaacgttcctagaggaacttcaccgtctcaacgtagtattacttgcgtcattttcattagtacttagtcgagatttctatgcctgaaataacacgccttgaatgcattctgagtgacaaactctagaatacgcgtgaccacagtgcaagacggaggaaatttctttgacgaaaaattgcgCCCGTGTTCGGGATCACACTCCGATCATCACAAAAGTAATCATCAATAGCGTCACCGCATCACCGCTACGtcaatagcgtgcagtttgagACGAATTCTAGAGAAAAATTTTGTTCACTTTGctcaattttatgaaaatacatataaaaaacgggtttatatcgacaaaattcacaaatttgtcggtgtttctgaacacaacattTCACGCTATTTGATATATGTGAGTAATTTTcctgtacgatacaaaaaatctagctcacctgaagtaaatgtcaaaccacgttgaactcaaacatcaatAAATGCATATGTGAttcatgagagagagagaaaatcaTTCATTTCGGGAGTCACCTCAATTTGCAATGATGTCCATTTGACGGGGGAGGATGAAATgaaatagtcgagtcgtagagtaaaatagcaactaaacgcccaaatgactgttgagtcaggTTGATGGAGAAACTACTGGAAAAAGCCAAAACTTATCTTCAGttgaatacgaaggcgaatttcttcatagtccgctgactattCTCAGTTGAGTATGACCCTGTATGTCACACACAGCGATTTTGCTCGATGCGAAGCCCAGTAATGCAATAGGAATAATAGTGGAGCAAATATATAATCATGTGCCAATGACACTTTGAGAATTTCTATTCTACAGAATGGGATTAGAAATAACTGCCCCACTCTGCCTCGATCGTCATTCCTAGCCACAGAAATAATAACGGATCCAacaatatacaaaatacaaaagtaATACAAAATACGTGATAATGTAGACGTTCATATCTAGTCTAATAGTTAATGGAACAGGTTGATATACATTTGTTATTGTTGTATTATTCCACCGAAGACTGATAAatcaataaagaaataaattaataaatagataaataaataaataaataaacacatgAATGTATAACATGTTGCATCATTGTCCCATATGAAAAATAGACCCTACTCATAAAACGACTTCGTCACGGATAATTTAAGTATATGAAGACCAACTTGGATAAACTTTCCGCGTCGCATTTATTTAATGTGCATCAACAACTGAGTGAAGTTGAGTGTGTGTGGATTCGTATTATTCTGAACAAATAACACCCTACAAACCTACATTGGGTGCATATTTAAAACAGCAAGAAATCAATGTATAGCGAGCCTCTGCCATATTCATCTATTCCATAAAGGTGATCATAGCCATGACATAACTATAGATGGTCTTCATGATCTTCACATAGGTTTCGACATTCAACGGCGCGATTCCTCCAATCGTTGAACAGGGAGCATTCTGCGCTCTCTGCAAAATCAGTACTAAATTCGCCGCCTCCCGTTTAGGTAACAAATACCATTCGATAGTGTAGAGCGCCTTCATGAGGTGTTCATTCTGCGAGAAAAATGGTCTACTTGAATCGGAGTTATCTCTATTGATGTTGGTACCTACCTTCACCGTTATAATCGTTCCCATCAGACAGTACTGAGTTACTTGGGAAAAGAAAACTCCCAGCGTTAGATAAGTCTGCAAACTATCGCTTACAAAGATCAGCGATACGCAGCTAACTAATCCGGCTATAGCTGACCCAATTCTGACTAGGTTCGTTGCGATAAAATTATCCTGAAGCTTAATCTCATATTCGTCCAGCATTTGATGGAGCGTACAAACTCGTAGAAACTGAGCGGATAAAGCTTCCTCATCGCGTGTAGAATCGTTCAGCATCGAGTTCAACTTATTGATCTCATTCTCAATGGCATTCACATAGCCAATGATTGGAAAGATCATATAGAGAAAGTAACCATCGAACGAGACATATCCTTGATGTCCAACCGCCAGCTGCACCAGATGAATTACCCAAAGCAGACAAAATCCTGTATTGGCGTTTTCATCAATTCCCGGCAAAAGTAATGGCATGATCAACAATTTTTTCCCGAAAACTGAGACGGCAAAGGTTATTGATATCACTAACACACACATAATCGTGTACCAATATAGCATCATTCGCTGGAGGATTAGCGTATATTGCAACACAACATAAAGTActttaccattttcttcattttcGTTGAGCTGCCTGAAAAGTTCTCTAGATTTCTCGAACAACACCCTGTATCTAGCTGGTCTCAACACCCACAGCACAGCCTCTTGAAAGCCTTGAATTATTATCATCAAATAAGAAATTACTTCCAT encodes:
- the LOC129781695 gene encoding odorant receptor 67d-like, whose product is MAGSSISAAEKFNQNYRLHLKVSRSIGFTVLDPNYAFGRRTMFSLLVSFSALLMANFAIWRARADVVKVMEVISYLMIIIQGFQEAVLWVLRPARYRVLFEKSRELFRQLNENEENGKVLYVVLQYTLILQRMMLYWYTIMCVLVISITFAVSVFGKKLLIMPLLLPGIDENANTGFCLLWVIHLVQLAVGHQGYVSFDGYFLYMIFPIIGYVNAIENEINKLNSMLNDSTRDEEALSAQFLRVCTLHQMLDEYEIKLQDNFIATNLVRIGSAIAGLVSCVSLIFVSDSLQTYLTLGVFFSQVTQYCLMGTIITVKNEHLMKALYTIEWYLLPKREAANLVLILQRAQNAPCSTIGGIAPLNVETYVKIMKTIYSYVMAMITFME